From a single Desulfomicrobium escambiense DSM 10707 genomic region:
- a CDS encoding DUF362 domain-containing protein, with the protein MEKAKVYFTDFRTVAFGDGLPTKLKKMIRKAGIGEIDMDGKFVAIKLHFGELGNISYLRPNYAKAVADVVKELGGKPFLTDCNTMYPGKRKNALDHLECAWENGFTPLSVGCPVLIGDGLKGTDDIAVPVAGGEYVKEAKIGRAVMDADVFISLTHFKGHEMIGFGGTIKNIGMGCGSRAGKTEQHSGGKASIDEAKCRGCMACLKECANDGLFFDAEAKKMRVNEDNCVGCGRCLGACNFDAIAFTNFAANELLNRRMAEYTKAVVDGRPCFHISLIVDVSPFCDCHGENDVPILPNLGMFASFDPLALDQACVDACMKAKPLPGSHLFENMSRPDFLDHHDHFKNSTPQSEWRSCLEHAEKIGLGTREYELIVVK; encoded by the coding sequence ATGGAGAAAGCGAAGGTTTATTTTACCGATTTCCGTACGGTGGCCTTTGGCGACGGCCTGCCCACCAAGCTCAAGAAGATGATCAGGAAAGCCGGCATCGGGGAGATCGACATGGACGGGAAGTTCGTGGCCATCAAGCTGCATTTCGGCGAACTGGGCAACATCAGCTACCTGCGTCCCAACTACGCCAAGGCCGTGGCCGACGTGGTCAAGGAACTGGGCGGCAAGCCGTTTCTGACGGACTGCAACACCATGTACCCGGGAAAGCGCAAGAACGCCCTGGACCATCTGGAGTGCGCCTGGGAAAACGGATTCACGCCGCTCTCCGTCGGTTGCCCCGTCCTCATCGGCGATGGGCTCAAGGGGACCGACGATATCGCCGTGCCCGTGGCAGGCGGGGAGTACGTGAAGGAGGCCAAGATCGGGCGTGCCGTCATGGACGCCGACGTGTTCATCAGCCTGACGCACTTCAAGGGCCACGAGATGATCGGGTTCGGCGGGACCATCAAGAACATCGGCATGGGCTGCGGTTCCCGGGCCGGCAAGACCGAGCAGCACAGCGGCGGCAAGGCCTCAATCGACGAGGCCAAGTGCCGGGGCTGCATGGCCTGCCTGAAGGAATGCGCCAACGACGGGCTCTTTTTCGACGCCGAGGCCAAAAAGATGCGCGTCAACGAGGACAACTGCGTCGGCTGCGGCCGCTGCCTCGGGGCGTGTAATTTCGACGCCATCGCGTTCACGAACTTCGCGGCCAACGAACTCCTGAACCGGCGCATGGCGGAATACACCAAGGCGGTCGTGGACGGCCGTCCGTGCTTCCACATTTCCCTGATCGTCGACGTCTCGCCCTTCTGCGATTGTCACGGGGAAAACGACGTGCCCATCCTGCCCAATCTGGGCATGTTCGCCTCCTTCGACCCGCTGGCCCTGGACCAGGCCTGCGTGGACGCTTGCATGAAGGCCAAGCCGCTCCCAGGGAGCCATCTCTTCGAGAACATGTCGAGGCCCGACTTCCTTGACCATCACGATCACTTCAAAAACTCCACGCCGCAATCGGAATGGCGCTCCTGCCTGGAGCATGCCGAGAAGATCGGGCTGGGCACCCGGGAGTACGAGCTGATCGTCGTCAAATGA
- a CDS encoding BON domain-containing protein, with translation MKNCLKIMKIMLCMLLVASFVGCAGTKTRESTGQYIDDSAITTKVKAAIFAEESLKTLQITVVTFKGVVQLSGFVDSAASVTKAGKVARGVEGVKSVKNDLVVK, from the coding sequence ATGAAAAATTGTCTGAAGATCATGAAAATCATGCTGTGCATGCTGCTGGTCGCGTCTTTCGTGGGCTGCGCCGGAACAAAGACGCGCGAAAGCACGGGGCAGTACATTGACGATTCCGCCATCACAACCAAGGTCAAGGCCGCCATATTCGCCGAAGAATCCCTGAAGACGCTGCAGATCACGGTGGTCACGTTCAAGGGCGTCGTGCAGTTGAGCGGCTTTGTCGATTCGGCGGCCAGCGTCACCAAGGCGGGCAAGGTCGCCCGCGGCGTCGAGGGGGTGAAGTCGGTCAAGAATGACCTCGTGGTCAAATGA
- a CDS encoding thiamine pyrophosphate-dependent dehydrogenase E1 component subunit alpha encodes MPASKEKKLEMLRSMLLARKFEEALTELCMIKNKIPGMMILCTGQEAVGAGVCAALAAEDVIITNHRSHSHLLAKGADPKLLMAEIFCKRTGCNKGKSGTLHLAVPEVNAPCTTTVVGGGPPIAVGRAFAQQYRGEQRVTVCFIGDGAANEGSVHEAMNLASVWRLPVVFVCENNVYAGAQRYEEHTRAANIADRAAGYAMPGVVVDGNDALAVHDSVKKARERALAGKGPTLIEYKTYRWRGHGENDMQIYQPKDEIARWQAACPIPRLRADMLAEGLITADEVRAMEARAEAVVQEAIRFAEESPFPEPHEALEDVFA; translated from the coding sequence ATGCCGGCATCCAAAGAGAAAAAGCTGGAAATGCTCCGTTCCATGCTCCTGGCCCGAAAATTCGAGGAAGCGCTGACGGAGCTGTGCATGATCAAGAACAAGATCCCGGGGATGATGATTCTGTGCACGGGCCAGGAGGCCGTCGGCGCCGGGGTGTGCGCCGCCCTGGCGGCTGAGGATGTCATCATCACCAACCACCGCAGCCACAGCCACCTGCTGGCCAAGGGTGCGGACCCGAAGCTGCTGATGGCCGAAATCTTCTGCAAGAGGACGGGGTGCAACAAGGGCAAGAGCGGCACGCTGCACTTGGCCGTACCCGAGGTCAACGCGCCCTGCACCACCACCGTGGTCGGCGGGGGCCCACCCATCGCCGTGGGCCGGGCCTTTGCCCAGCAGTACCGGGGCGAACAACGCGTGACCGTCTGCTTCATCGGCGACGGCGCGGCCAACGAGGGCTCCGTACACGAGGCCATGAACCTGGCCAGCGTGTGGCGCCTGCCGGTCGTCTTCGTCTGCGAAAACAACGTCTACGCCGGCGCCCAGCGTTACGAGGAGCACACCAGGGCCGCCAACATCGCCGACCGCGCGGCCGGGTACGCCATGCCCGGCGTGGTAGTCGACGGCAACGACGCCCTGGCGGTCCACGATTCGGTCAAGAAGGCCCGGGAGCGGGCCCTGGCCGGGAAGGGCCCGACCCTGATCGAATACAAGACCTACCGCTGGCGGGGCCACGGCGAAAACGACATGCAGATCTACCAGCCCAAGGACGAGATAGCCCGCTGGCAGGCCGCATGCCCCATCCCCAGGCTGCGCGCCGACATGCTCGCCGAAGGCCTCATCACCGCGGACGAGGTCAGGGCGATGGAGGCCCGCGCCGAGGCCGTCGTACAGGAAGCCATCCGCTTCGCAGAGGAGAGCCCCTTCCCCGAGCCCCACGAGGCCCTCGAAGACGTCTTCGCCTGA
- a CDS encoding alpha-ketoacid dehydrogenase subunit beta: protein MQKLGMGQAVNQALREEMIRDSGVFIAGEGVGVSIHDSPMLPTHGLLAEFGPARVKDTPVSEAAIAGLAVGAAEAGLRPVVEIMFNPFFTLASDMIVNHAAKLRYLSGGKSSFPLVVRMKSGAGFGAGCQHAHNLEAWVAHCPGLKVVMPATPADAKGLLKSAIRDPNPVVFIEDMMLYFAPGPVPEGEYLIPIGQADVKRPGRDVTVVTWSKMLGVAMGAAETLAAEGIEAEVVDLRTLSPLDTETILASVRKTGRLVVLHEACRTGGFAGEVAAVVMEQAFDSLKAPLRRVTGPDIPVPASPPLERFFIPDQGQLIAAVKEIV, encoded by the coding sequence ATGCAGAAACTCGGGATGGGACAGGCCGTGAACCAGGCCCTGCGCGAAGAAATGATCCGGGACTCGGGCGTCTTCATCGCCGGCGAGGGCGTCGGCGTAAGCATCCACGACAGCCCCATGCTCCCTACGCACGGACTGCTGGCGGAGTTCGGACCGGCCCGCGTCAAGGACACCCCTGTTTCGGAAGCGGCCATCGCCGGGCTTGCCGTGGGGGCGGCGGAAGCGGGGCTCAGGCCTGTCGTGGAGATCATGTTCAACCCGTTTTTCACCCTGGCCTCGGACATGATCGTCAACCACGCCGCCAAGCTGCGCTATCTTTCTGGGGGCAAGTCGTCCTTCCCGCTGGTGGTGCGCATGAAATCCGGGGCGGGTTTCGGCGCCGGGTGCCAGCACGCCCACAACCTGGAGGCCTGGGTTGCCCACTGCCCCGGCCTGAAGGTGGTCATGCCCGCGACGCCGGCCGACGCCAAGGGGCTGCTCAAGTCCGCCATCCGGGACCCCAACCCCGTAGTCTTCATCGAAGACATGATGCTCTACTTCGCGCCGGGGCCGGTTCCCGAAGGCGAATACCTGATCCCCATCGGCCAGGCCGACGTCAAGCGGCCTGGCCGGGACGTGACCGTGGTCACCTGGTCCAAGATGCTCGGCGTGGCCATGGGCGCGGCCGAGACGCTGGCCGCCGAGGGGATCGAAGCCGAGGTCGTGGACCTGCGCACCCTGTCCCCCCTGGACACGGAGACCATCCTCGCCTCGGTGCGCAAGACCGGCCGACTGGTCGTCCTGCACGAGGCCTGCCGCACGGGCGGTTTCGCCGGGGAGGTGGCGGCGGTGGTCATGGAACAGGCCTTCGACAGCCTGAAGGCCCCCCTGCGGCGCGTGACCGGCCCGGACATCCCGGTCCCGGCCAGCCCGCCCTTGGAGCGCTTCTTCATCCCGGACCAAGGGCAGCTGATCGCGGCAGTGAAGGAAATCGTCTGA
- a CDS encoding lipoate--protein ligase — MRYIHHPQTDPAFNLAAEEWLLRNTDQDIFMLWRNHRAVIVGRNQNTAAEIDEAYVREHDITVIRRMTGGGAVFHDLGNVNFSFIQLGSQSRHLDFHRFTAPILEALRAMGVDCRFEGRNDLTIDGLKFSGNAQLIEKDRVLHHGTLLFSAQMADLSGALKANPLKFEDKAVKSVKKRVTNISSHLPEPMDVETFIARVMDHVSGGAPGHALGLRPDEEAGIRELVRTKYGTWDWNFGASPDYGIAQCRKTAGGLVEIHLDVHQGRIRRARIFGDFFGVRPVAELEALLAGRRHERADIEAALEGVSVGEFIRDVDSGTFIDCLF, encoded by the coding sequence ATGCGTTACATCCACCACCCCCAAACTGACCCGGCCTTTAACCTCGCCGCCGAGGAATGGCTGCTGCGCAACACGGACCAGGACATCTTCATGCTCTGGCGCAACCACCGGGCGGTCATCGTCGGGCGCAACCAGAACACCGCCGCCGAGATCGACGAGGCCTACGTGCGCGAGCACGACATCACGGTCATCCGCCGCATGACCGGCGGCGGGGCCGTGTTCCACGACCTGGGCAACGTCAACTTCTCCTTCATCCAGCTCGGCAGCCAGAGCAGGCACCTGGACTTCCACCGATTCACGGCCCCCATCCTCGAAGCCCTGCGGGCCATGGGCGTGGACTGCCGGTTCGAGGGCCGCAACGACCTGACCATCGACGGCCTCAAGTTCTCGGGCAACGCCCAGCTCATCGAGAAGGACCGCGTCCTGCACCACGGCACCCTGCTCTTCTCGGCCCAGATGGCCGACCTGTCCGGCGCCCTCAAGGCCAACCCGCTCAAGTTCGAGGACAAGGCGGTCAAGAGCGTCAAGAAGCGGGTCACGAACATTTCGAGCCACCTGCCGGAGCCCATGGACGTCGAGACCTTCATCGCCCGCGTCATGGACCACGTCTCCGGCGGCGCGCCCGGCCACGCCCTGGGCCTGCGCCCCGACGAGGAGGCGGGAATCCGCGAACTGGTGCGCACCAAATACGGCACCTGGGACTGGAACTTCGGCGCCTCGCCGGACTACGGCATCGCCCAATGCCGCAAGACTGCTGGCGGGCTGGTGGAGATCCATCTGGACGTGCATCAGGGCCGCATCCGCCGCGCCCGCATCTTCGGGGACTTCTTCGGCGTCCGCCCGGTGGCCGAACTGGAGGCCCTCCTGGCCGGCCGCCGACACGAACGCGCGGACATCGAGGCAGCCCTTGAAGGGGTGAGCGTGGGGGAATTCATCCGCGACGTGGACTCGGGGACATTCATCGACTGCCTGTTCTGA
- a CDS encoding calcium/sodium antiporter, translated as MITPILAVVFGLALLVWSAERFVDGAASAASRLGMPSLLIGMVIVGFGTSAPEMVVSALSASQGNPGIALGNAFGSNITNIALILGLTAVIRPVMVHSRVLRTELPILTAVTVFAAWQLMDGEVSRGDAVTLLAVFGGLMAWTVWQGLRRQTDALGLEMEQEMRRPMPLRRALTWLAVGLVLLVASSRILVWGAVELARGFGVSDMIIGLTIVAVGTSLPELASSIVAARKGEDDIALGNILGSNLFNTLAVVGIAGSISPLRVGPEVFSRDILVMAGLTFSLFVMGYGFRGPGQGRINRFEGTILLACYVGYVSVLIRSVLLG; from the coding sequence ATGATCACCCCGATTCTCGCCGTCGTGTTCGGCCTCGCCCTGCTGGTCTGGAGCGCCGAGCGTTTTGTGGACGGGGCGGCCTCCGCGGCAAGCCGCCTCGGCATGCCGTCGCTGCTCATCGGCATGGTCATCGTCGGCTTCGGCACGTCCGCGCCGGAGATGGTCGTCTCGGCGCTGTCGGCGAGCCAGGGCAACCCCGGAATCGCCTTGGGCAACGCCTTTGGCTCGAACATCACCAACATCGCCCTCATCCTCGGCCTGACCGCCGTCATTCGGCCCGTGATGGTGCATTCACGCGTGCTGCGCACGGAATTGCCGATCCTGACGGCCGTGACCGTCTTCGCCGCGTGGCAGCTCATGGACGGGGAGGTCTCGCGTGGCGATGCCGTGACGCTCCTGGCCGTCTTCGGCGGGCTCATGGCCTGGACCGTTTGGCAGGGACTGCGCCGGCAGACCGATGCCCTGGGTCTGGAGATGGAGCAGGAGATGAGGCGCCCAATGCCCCTGCGCCGCGCCCTGACCTGGCTGGCGGTCGGGCTTGTCCTGCTCGTGGCCAGTTCGCGCATCCTGGTCTGGGGAGCGGTGGAACTGGCCCGCGGTTTCGGGGTCAGCGACATGATCATCGGCCTGACCATCGTCGCCGTGGGCACGTCCCTGCCCGAACTGGCCTCGTCCATCGTCGCCGCGCGCAAGGGCGAGGACGACATCGCCCTGGGCAACATCCTCGGCTCGAACCTCTTCAACACCCTGGCCGTGGTCGGCATCGCCGGGTCCATCTCCCCCCTGCGCGTCGGTCCGGAGGTCTTCTCCCGCGACATCCTGGTCATGGCCGGCCTGACCTTTTCCCTCTTCGTCATGGGCTACGGCTTTCGCGGCCCGGGCCAGGGGCGCATCAACCGTTTCGAGGGCACGATCCTGCTGGCCTGCTACGTCGGTTACGTGTCCGTGCTGATCCGCAGCGTGCTGCTGGGCTGA
- a CDS encoding sensor domain-containing diguanylate cyclase — MSTQSSDWRMVAEKQSQMRKKAEDALVEMRRFLFDYFYLLGPDPIRNIDVVVTTLGKVLGSDVAFYNRLEGGVLRTWSIDHEPPGFKREDAPEGHICYDMTISHRDPSNMKAVVLNDLEGTEWATLDANVRQYGLKSYLGFPIQLEGRVVGSLCVVDTRKREYTEIEQYIIEAFSSAIRLEEERLLTQNRLAAANAALEEKNRKIEEMALTDFLTGLPNRRAIIDCLDTEIAALNRRRHAAQVRAVFPGFSLVMCDVDNFKDINDTFGHVCGDEVLKVISTLLTNSLRAQDRVARWGGEEFVMLLKDTDAPGAAVIAERIRKAIADTPFSCGGESFRVTATFGVSACENPCMTINDCVHVADKALYVGKDKGRNQVVVLPLETSCG, encoded by the coding sequence ATGAGTACGCAGAGCTCGGACTGGCGGATGGTCGCGGAGAAGCAATCCCAGATGAGGAAGAAGGCCGAGGACGCCCTGGTGGAGATGCGGCGCTTTCTCTTCGACTATTTCTATCTGCTCGGACCCGATCCCATCAGGAACATCGACGTTGTCGTCACCACGCTGGGAAAGGTCCTCGGTTCAGACGTGGCGTTCTACAACCGGCTCGAAGGCGGTGTGCTCAGGACGTGGTCCATCGATCATGAACCTCCTGGCTTCAAGCGGGAAGACGCCCCGGAAGGCCATATCTGCTACGACATGACCATCTCGCACCGCGACCCGTCCAACATGAAGGCCGTTGTCCTCAACGACCTGGAGGGCACGGAATGGGCAACGCTGGACGCCAACGTCAGGCAGTACGGCCTGAAATCCTACCTGGGCTTCCCTATCCAGCTGGAAGGCAGGGTGGTCGGGTCGCTGTGCGTCGTCGACACCCGCAAGCGCGAATACACGGAGATCGAGCAGTACATCATCGAGGCCTTTTCGTCCGCCATCCGCCTGGAGGAGGAACGTCTCCTGACCCAGAACCGCCTCGCCGCGGCCAACGCGGCCCTTGAGGAGAAAAACCGCAAGATCGAGGAGATGGCGCTGACGGACTTCCTGACCGGGCTGCCGAATCGCCGGGCCATCATCGACTGTCTGGACACGGAGATCGCCGCGCTGAACCGCAGAAGGCACGCCGCGCAGGTCCGCGCCGTCTTTCCCGGTTTTTCTCTTGTCATGTGCGATGTCGACAATTTCAAGGACATAAACGACACTTTCGGCCATGTCTGCGGCGACGAGGTTCTCAAGGTCATCTCGACGCTTCTGACGAACAGCCTGCGCGCCCAGGACAGGGTCGCGCGCTGGGGCGGGGAGGAGTTCGTCATGCTGCTCAAGGATACGGATGCCCCAGGGGCCGCCGTGATCGCCGAGCGCATCCGCAAGGCCATTGCGGACACCCCCTTTTCGTGCGGCGGCGAGTCTTTCCGGGTCACCGCGACCTTCGGCGTCAGCGCCTGTGAGAATCCGTGCATGACCATCAACGATTGCGTCCATGTCGCCGACAAGGCGTTGTACGTGGGCAAGGACAAGGGGCGAAATCAGGTCGTCGTGTTGCCCTTGGAGACTTCGTGTGGGTGA
- a CDS encoding sensor domain-containing diguanylate cyclase, whose amino-acid sequence MITHLKQLLSRRSTAPAPDSTYSGRQTIRREMFLIGLFCLAAIAVVVVSMQSMGIYRAGMDSARERITGANRQISSYVEAHLEGLAAAVRIMAATPDVVHGDTSGEESRERARTYFRFVELSNPNVKYCYAGYAGGELLINGYIPPDGYDPRVRPWYVAAVESWPKMTIGLPYRDIVDQEWLVAISSAFSDANGLRGVVSVDSTLSSMDGMLNNIKSFSSQSNFVVNAGGQILIHNNENGYLDHKIGDIVPGAMELMKADTGYIEYDLPGTGIRMAYFTRLNINDWIIISAVDRDEVMAPIRGRIALTVSATALVTLLLGLLQLKAYEWRFVEPFMTLKRRIADITAGREAGRKPPSISNAELASIADSIEGMTQSSLRRKATELRLILETTSDGLLVLDDQDRITHYNQRFLELWNLRDEHVGGGLSALVIEHVRGAVLPESADSVLETRHKDRDSQLIHLKTGIILEQSARPLLEDGSVTGWLWSFKDVTIKIMAEEKLRLLAATDELTGLWNRRCFMGRAEAEITEATRLRQPLCLVLLDADHFKRINDTYGHAAGDAALKYLANTLTSRLRSSDTVGRIGGEEFAILLPNTGQETARAVLEKIRTVIAQGRFTFGDKELAFTVSIGIAALQGAKISVDEFFSVADAACYQAKALGRNRTVVRACDSPRPDEAVSRQ is encoded by the coding sequence ATGATCACCCATCTGAAGCAACTTCTATCACGACGCTCCACCGCCCCGGCCCCGGACTCCACGTACAGCGGCAGGCAGACGATTCGCAGGGAAATGTTCCTCATCGGCCTGTTCTGCCTGGCGGCGATAGCCGTCGTCGTCGTTTCCATGCAGTCCATGGGCATCTACCGCGCGGGCATGGACAGCGCGCGCGAACGGATCACCGGCGCGAACAGGCAGATTTCGTCCTACGTCGAGGCCCACCTCGAAGGCCTGGCGGCCGCGGTACGGATCATGGCCGCCACCCCCGATGTCGTGCATGGCGACACAAGCGGCGAGGAATCCAGGGAACGCGCCCGGACCTACTTCCGTTTCGTCGAGCTATCCAACCCGAACGTGAAGTACTGTTATGCAGGCTATGCAGGCGGAGAACTGCTGATCAACGGCTACATCCCGCCCGATGGCTACGATCCGAGGGTCCGGCCCTGGTACGTCGCCGCGGTCGAAAGCTGGCCCAAAATGACCATCGGCCTGCCCTATCGGGACATCGTCGACCAGGAGTGGCTCGTCGCCATATCATCGGCCTTTTCCGACGCCAACGGCCTGCGCGGCGTCGTCTCCGTCGATAGCACCCTGTCCAGCATGGACGGGATGCTCAACAATATCAAATCCTTCAGCAGCCAGTCGAACTTCGTCGTCAATGCCGGGGGGCAGATCCTCATCCACAACAACGAGAACGGGTACCTAGACCACAAAATCGGGGACATTGTCCCCGGGGCCATGGAGCTGATGAAGGCCGATACCGGCTATATCGAATACGACTTGCCCGGAACCGGAATCCGGATGGCGTATTTCACCCGGCTCAACATCAACGACTGGATCATCATATCCGCCGTGGACCGGGACGAGGTCATGGCCCCGATCAGAGGCAGGATCGCGCTGACCGTGTCGGCGACGGCCCTGGTCACGCTGCTGCTGGGGCTTCTGCAGCTCAAGGCGTACGAGTGGCGCTTCGTCGAGCCGTTCATGACCCTCAAACGGCGCATAGCCGACATCACGGCGGGCAGGGAGGCGGGCAGAAAGCCGCCGTCCATTTCCAACGCCGAACTGGCTTCCATCGCGGACAGCATCGAAGGGATGACCCAGTCCTCTCTCCGGCGCAAGGCCACGGAGCTGCGGCTCATCCTGGAGACGACCAGCGACGGCCTGCTGGTCCTGGACGATCAGGACAGGATCACGCACTACAACCAGCGCTTCCTCGAACTGTGGAACCTCCGGGACGAGCATGTCGGCGGGGGACTGAGCGCCCTCGTCATCGAGCACGTCAGAGGGGCCGTCCTGCCCGAGTCCGCCGACAGCGTACTCGAAACACGCCACAAGGACCGGGACAGCCAGCTGATCCACCTGAAAACGGGGATCATCCTCGAACAAAGCGCCCGGCCGCTGCTCGAGGACGGCAGCGTCACGGGCTGGCTGTGGAGTTTCAAGGATGTGACCATCAAGATCATGGCCGAAGAAAAGCTCCGGTTACTGGCCGCCACGGACGAACTGACGGGCCTTTGGAACCGGCGCTGCTTCATGGGCCGGGCCGAGGCGGAAATCACCGAGGCGACGCGCCTGCGCCAACCCTTGTGCCTGGTGCTCCTGGACGCGGACCACTTCAAGCGCATCAACGACACCTACGGCCACGCGGCCGGGGACGCCGCCCTGAAATACCTGGCGAACACGCTGACCTCGCGCCTTCGCTCCTCGGACACCGTCGGACGGATCGGCGGAGAGGAATTCGCGATCCTGCTGCCCAACACGGGCCAGGAGACTGCCCGGGCGGTGCTCGAAAAGATCCGGACCGTCATCGCGCAAGGACGCTTCACCTTTGGCGACAAGGAACTGGCCTTCACCGTAAGCATCGGCATCGCCGCCCTGCAAGGCGCCAAGATCAGCGTCGACGAATTCTTCTCCGTCGCCGACGCAGCCTGCTACCAGGCCAAGGCCCTGGGACGGAACCGCACCGTGGTCCGGGCCTGCGACAGCCCCCGGCCGGATGAAGCCGTAAGCCGGCAGTGA
- a CDS encoding Tim44 domain-containing protein: protein MKTDSLSPSCAAVAHTRTAYLFFPLIALAFLLFTWPDLADAKRMGGGGSFGSKPSYSSGYNKQASPSKDSPTMAKQAAPNSPSRFGGLGGMFGGLLMGGLIGSMLFGGGFAGPGMLDMLLLAMGGFLLFKFLKSRRAATANSAPYAYAGHEEARNPGSHGGWGQQRFEAQAPPRPVMPHGLDEQEFLAGAKALYTRLQASWDRRDIDDIRQFTSPEVYGEIARQAALDPAPGRTEILMVEARVLEARNAGTETVISVLFDAMLREDGEGSPAEQVREVWHIRRDESDQSPQWTLEGIQQLTV, encoded by the coding sequence ATGAAGACCGATTCTCTTTCTCCATCTTGCGCGGCCGTCGCGCATACAAGAACAGCCTATCTCTTTTTCCCCCTTATCGCCCTGGCCTTTCTACTTTTCACCTGGCCAGACCTGGCCGACGCAAAACGCATGGGCGGAGGCGGGTCCTTCGGCAGCAAACCGTCGTACAGCAGCGGCTACAACAAGCAGGCTTCCCCTTCCAAGGACTCCCCGACCATGGCCAAGCAGGCTGCACCGAACAGCCCGTCCCGCTTCGGCGGCCTCGGCGGCATGTTCGGTGGCCTGCTCATGGGCGGCCTCATCGGCTCCATGCTTTTCGGCGGCGGATTCGCAGGCCCGGGCATGCTCGACATGCTTCTCCTGGCCATGGGCGGGTTTCTGCTGTTCAAGTTCCTAAAATCCCGCCGGGCGGCCACGGCAAATTCCGCGCCCTATGCCTACGCCGGACATGAAGAAGCCCGGAACCCCGGCTCTCATGGCGGATGGGGCCAGCAGCGCTTCGAAGCGCAGGCGCCGCCGCGGCCCGTCATGCCCCACGGCCTGGACGAGCAGGAATTCCTGGCCGGGGCGAAGGCCCTGTACACCCGCCTGCAGGCATCCTGGGACCGTCGGGACATCGACGACATCCGCCAGTTCACGAGCCCGGAAGTGTACGGCGAGATCGCACGCCAGGCAGCGCTCGACCCTGCGCCCGGGCGCACGGAAATCCTCATGGTCGAGGCGCGCGTACTGGAGGCCCGCAACGCAGGGACCGAAACCGTCATCAGTGTGCTCTTCGACGCCATGCTGCGCGAGGACGGCGAAGGCTCCCCGGCGGAGCAGGTCAGGGAAGTCTGGCACATCCGACGCGACGAAAGCGACCAGTCCCCCCAGTGGACCCTGGAGGGCATCCAGCAACTGACGGTGTAG
- the secG gene encoding preprotein translocase subunit SecG gives MNALIITIHVIACVTLVVLVLLQSGKEGMGVIFGGGGGSLFGATGAGGLLGKLTAGAATVFFLTSMVFTYISTQQHVAPKESIVIDMPVTQIPATQDAAPAAPAEQPAAPEQKQ, from the coding sequence TTGAACGCCCTGATAATCACCATTCACGTCATTGCCTGTGTCACCCTTGTCGTCCTCGTCCTGCTGCAGTCCGGCAAAGAGGGCATGGGAGTCATCTTCGGCGGTGGCGGCGGGTCCCTGTTCGGGGCCACGGGCGCGGGAGGCCTGCTCGGCAAACTGACCGCCGGCGCAGCGACCGTGTTCTTCCTGACTTCCATGGTCTTCACGTATATCAGCACCCAGCAGCACGTGGCTCCCAAGGAGTCCATCGTCATCGACATGCCCGTGACCCAGATCCCGGCCACCCAGGACGCCGCCCCCGCGGCCCCGGCCGAGCAGCCTGCCGCTCCGGAGCAGAAACAGTAA
- the tpiA gene encoding triose-phosphate isomerase gives MKKLMAANWKMYKTVAEGAATAAELVGLLDGRLPADREVLVCPSFTMLSAVAPILSKTPGCSAGAQNFYPAGQGAFTGEIAPEQLLDLGCAYALAGHSERRHVLGEGDELVGRKVTFGLGAGLRMILCVGETIEERRAGQVETVLARQLEKGLEGVLGTATAGNLAVAYEPVWAIGTGEVAGPAEILAAHAFVREKLVALLPTEGASVRILYGGSVKPDNAGIIIRLDNVDGVLVGGASLKADSFSQIVLA, from the coding sequence ATGAAGAAGCTCATGGCCGCCAACTGGAAGATGTACAAGACCGTGGCCGAAGGCGCGGCCACGGCCGCGGAACTGGTCGGGCTGCTGGACGGGCGTCTGCCCGCGGACCGCGAGGTCCTGGTCTGTCCGTCCTTCACCATGCTTTCGGCCGTGGCTCCCATCCTTTCCAAGACCCCGGGCTGCAGCGCAGGCGCCCAGAACTTCTACCCTGCCGGGCAGGGCGCCTTCACGGGCGAGATCGCCCCTGAGCAACTGCTGGACCTGGGCTGCGCCTACGCTCTGGCCGGACACTCCGAGCGCAGGCACGTCCTGGGAGAGGGTGACGAGCTTGTCGGGCGGAAGGTGACCTTCGGCCTGGGCGCGGGCCTGCGGATGATCCTGTGCGTCGGCGAGACCATCGAGGAGCGCAGGGCCGGGCAGGTCGAGACGGTGCTGGCGCGGCAGCTGGAGAAGGGCCTGGAGGGCGTGCTCGGCACAGCCACGGCCGGGAACCTGGCAGTGGCCTATGAGCCGGTCTGGGCCATCGGCACGGGCGAGGTCGCCGGACCGGCCGAGATTTTGGCCGCCCATGCCTTTGTGCGCGAAAAACTCGTGGCCCTGCTGCCGACCGAGGGCGCATCCGTGCGTATCCTCTACGGGGGTTCCGTCAAGCCCGACAACGCCGGAATCATCATCCGCCTTGACAATGTGGACGGTGTACTGGTAGGCGGCGCAAGTCTCAAAGCCGACAGCTTCAGCCAGATCGTTCTGGCTTAA